Below is a genomic region from Persicimonas caeni.
ACAATGGCTGACAAGCACGAAGAGCACGAAGGACCGATCCACCAGGCTGGCTGGGTTTTCTATCTCACCGTCGCCGTTTGTTACGCGGTGCTGGCCCTGGTCATGTTCGCCAAATGGTCGGCCGATAGTGCCGAGATCGCCGACATCGTCAACGTCTTCGCCATCCAAGCGGGCGTGCTCGCGGCGTTCATCGCAGTGTTCGGCGGCACCCTCTACCTCGCTAACAAGCTCGTCGGCGCCACCAGCGGCGATTGACGGCAGCGAAAGAGCGAAAGAGTAAAGAAGCGAAAGAGTAAAGAAGCGAAAGAGTAAAGAAGCGAAAGAGTAAAGAAGTAAAAAAGTGAAAGAGCAACAACGGGCATTAGGCTCGCTGTTGCTCTTTTGCTTTTTCGCTCTTTTGCTTTTTCGCTCTTTCGCTTCTTCGCTCTTTCGCTTCTTCGCTCTCTTGCTTCTTCGCTCTTTTGCTTCTTCGCTCTTTTGCTTCTTCGCTCTTTTGCTTTTTCGCTCTTCTACCCGCTGCTCACGGCTTCGGGATTTTGAGCGTGCCGCTGATCATCGCGCAACCGCTCAAAAAGTACATCGTCGACAGCGGGTGCCAGCCCATGCCCAGGATCTCGACCGAGCCGAACCAGAAGTTGGCGCCGACCGCGCCCTGCGAGAACGCGATGACGAGGACGATCACCAGCACGATGCTCGTCGGGATCGGGGTGCCCTCGTAGTACTTGACCTTGCCGGAGGTCTCCTCGGTGAGTTCGGCTGCGGTGGCGTTGTAGCGGGCCAGACGGCTGATGCCGCAGGCGACGAAGAAGATGAGCACCGCCATGTCGAGTCCGCCGCGCATGCCCAGCGCCCACGCCAGGACCGCCGGGGCGACGCCGAACGACACGATATCGGATAGGCTGTCGAGGTCGGGGCCGAGCATCGACTGCGCGCGGCGCCAGCGGGCCACGTAGCCGTCGAAGAAGTCCAAGATCAGCGCCACGGGCAGCAGGGCGAACGACACCCACAGATAGCCCACCTCGTGCTCGGAGGCGTAGCTGAGCGCCAAGAAGATCGACGCGGTGCCACAGCTGGCGTTGCCCAGCGTGATCAGGTCGGCCAGCGAGAACTCGCGCAGCATCGAGAAGCGTCTTTTCTTCGCCTTTTCGCTTTCGGTGAGGGTGTTCGTCGGTGATTGCGCTGATTCTGGAGTGGTCTCGGACATAAGCCGTCCCGGTCAAATTAACTACGACTGACCTCGGCGGGGGCAGCCTGTTCGAACTCCATCTCGAAGACCTCGCCGCCGAGCTCGCGCGACAGGCGCCGATCGAATTCCTCCATCTCAGCGTCGTCGAGGCTCTTCTCTTCCTCGTCGGACGAGAAGACCGTCTTGCCGAAGACGACCTCGTTGGCCGCCGACTCGCGCGCGTCTTCGCCGGCCTCGAGCTCCTCGGCCACGCGCGGAAAGCGAAAGACGGTGATCCCATCGTCGGTCACTTCAATATCACCATCATAACCCACGAGGAAGCCATCTTGAAACTTCTCGGGCACTGACGAGTCGGGCACCTGGCGAGCTTCGCCGTCGCGGGCCGACTGGAAGACGATCGACAGCGCGTCGCGACGCTCGTTCTCGACGGCAGCCTGCTGCTTGCGCTTGTTGTGGGAGAACTTCCGAAGCAGCGGGATCGCAAAGAAGAGCGTGCTGAAGACGAAAGGCACCCAGCCGAGCGCAATCTGTGCTCCCAGCGGCAAGCCGATGACTGCAAAGAGGATAAACGCCGACATGGCCAAGTTAAAGCCGTTGAGCACCGAGATCCAGGTGTTCGACGAGCCCTTGTTGCTCGTGAAATCGGGCACGGAGACCTTGCGCTGCCAGATGGGCGGCAGGTCTTCGTAGCTGTCTCCCTCTTCGGCGGTGACCACCAATTCGTCGAAGCGGTAGACGAGCACGCCGTCGTCGCTGACGTCGACGTCGCCGTTGAACCTCACGATGCTCGCGGTGAGCGCGTTTTCGGCTTCCTGGAGGGTCTGGCCGGTGCGCGAGGCCCACTCGGCGGCGGTGATGCGCCCGTTTCGGCTGCGCACGAACTGCGCGAATGCGCGCTCCGGGCCCAGCGGGTCGGTCTTGGCTTCTTCGGGGCCGAACAAGTAGTGGAAAATCTTCTGGTAAAACGGCTTCGACGGCTTTTTGCGCTCACGCTCGCCCATGCCCCCGAAGAGGCCGCGTCGGCGTCCGTAGCCGCGCCCGTAGCCGCGGTCGTAGCGAGGTCCGCTGAAGATATTCCACCAGAACATGAACTCGAGAAAGCGCGCCACGAGCAGAAACGGCAGGATGCCGATCTGGCCGCCGCCGTCGCGGTCGTCCGACTGCATGCTCGCCGCAAAGCCGGCGATGCCGACGGCGACCAGAAGCAGCACGAAGAGCACGGTGTAGCCGACGAGCATGACCATCGTCCACACCTTGAAGAAGGCGACGAACGCCTTCCACAGCCCCTGCTTGAAGCTGCGCCAGGCCTTGCCAGGCTGGGCGCCGCGGCGCTGGAACTTCGGGTCGAACCGGTAGCGAAGGTTGCCCTCGTCGTCGACGTCGAGGTGGCTCTTGTACAGCGTGAGCATGTGCCGAAGCGCCATCTCGGTCTGGTCGTAACCCAGCCCAGTGTCCGCGGCCACGTCGCCGGCGGTGGCAACCCCGTCGCGCTTTTTGAGGCTGCCGAGGATGCGCTCCTCGACCTTGTGGTTGAGTTGGATGTCGTTGGACGTTTCGGTCATATGGACTGCTCGACGTTAACTGTTGGGTGTTCGCGTCGAAGATAAACAAATGTCATTAGATTGAAATTCAGTCTTCGAAGCTCCCACCACGCCCAGCCCCTTCTGCAAACCGCGTTGCCCCCTCGCGCGCCCCGGCGTCGAGCGACTCCAGCCCCCGCCGGAACTCGTTGGCCATCGCCTCGTCGAGCGTCATGCCGAATTGCTCGTAGGCCGACAGCCGGTCGTTATTCATGCACACCTGCGGGAAGTCGGCGATACGCCGGGCGAGCGCCTCGGCGGCTTCGCGAGAGGTGCCGGAGGGGACGACGCGGTTGACGAGTCCCATCTGCAGCGCCTCGTCGGCCTCGACCGGCCGGCCGGTCACGATCAGATCGAGCGCGCGGCTCAGGCCGATGAGCCTGGGCAGCCGCACGGTGCCTCCGTCGATGAGCGGGACGCCCCAGCGCCGGCAAAAGACGCCCAGAATGGCGTCCTCGTCGGCCACGCGCAGGTCGCACCACAGGGCGAGCTCGAGCCCGCCGGCGACCGCGTGACCCGCGATGGAGGCGATGACCGGTTTGTTAAGGAGCATGCGCGACGGCCCCATGGGCCCGTCGCCGTCCGGGGCGAGTCGGTTGGGGTTGCCCTCGGAGAACGCCTTGAGGTCGGCGCCCGAGCAAAACGTGCCGTGCTCGCCGTGCAACACGGCCACGCGCGCCTCGTCGTCGGCCTCGAACGCGCGAAACGCGTCCGCCAGCGCCTCGGCGGTCTGCCGGTCCACGGCATTGCGGCGCTCCTTGCGGTCGAGCACCACGGTCCAAATTTGCCCATTCTTCTCTACATCAACCATTCGATCCTCATTTGGGCAAGGGGCTCCTCCCTGCGGCGTCTAGCCGGGGGAGGTGCCGAG
It encodes:
- a CDS encoding CDP-alcohol phosphatidyltransferase family protein yields the protein MLREFSLADLITLGNASCGTASIFLALSYASEHEVGYLWVSFALLPVALILDFFDGYVARWRRAQSMLGPDLDSLSDIVSFGVAPAVLAWALGMRGGLDMAVLIFFVACGISRLARYNATAAELTEETSGKVKYYEGTPIPTSIVLVIVLVIAFSQGAVGANFWFGSVEILGMGWHPLSTMYFLSGCAMISGTLKIPKP
- a CDS encoding crotonase/enoyl-CoA hydratase family protein: MVDVEKNGQIWTVVLDRKERRNAVDRQTAEALADAFRAFEADDEARVAVLHGEHGTFCSGADLKAFSEGNPNRLAPDGDGPMGPSRMLLNKPVIASIAGHAVAGGLELALWCDLRVADEDAILGVFCRRWGVPLIDGGTVRLPRLIGLSRALDLIVTGRPVEADEALQMGLVNRVVPSGTSREAAEALARRIADFPQVCMNNDRLSAYEQFGMTLDEAMANEFRRGLESLDAGAREGATRFAEGAGRGGSFED